Genomic DNA from Burkholderia plantarii:
CCGGTCGTCCGGGTCCGCGTCGGAGGCGGCGGGCGCGTCGGGTACGTTCAGCACGGCGGGCCGCAGGTTCTTGTCGAACTCCTCGGCGCGCAGCCGGATCTTCTGCGCATAGGCCTGCGAGCCGCCGTAGCGGCGCATCGCGGTATCGAGGTCGCCGTTGGCGGCCTGCATGTAGCCGTAGAGGATCGCGGAGCCCGCGTTGATGTTGGCGGTGGGCTCGGTCAAATCCTTCACGTTGCGCAGCAGCCCGCGATGCACGGACGGCACGACCTGCATGAGCCCGGTGGCGCCGTTCGCGCCCTTCGCCTTCTCGCGAAAGCGCGACTCGATCGAGATGATCGCGAGCAGCACGGCGGGCGGCAGCGAATACTTCGCGGCGGCCAGCGAGACGGCGTCGGAGATCTGCTCGGCCTTCTGCTTCGCGACGCCGAACTTGCGGATCAGGTAGATGGATACCGGCCCCCTGGCCGGCGCGCCGGCCTGCGCGAGCGGCGCGGATGCGATCGCTTCCGGGGCGGCGGCCGATGCCGCGACGGCGGGCACGGGCGCGGCGGCATCCGCCGCCGCCGCGAATGCCACGGGCGCCGCGCAAACGCAGACGAGCAGGAGAACGATCGAACAGGGGACGCGCCGCATGGGTCTCGGGAAACGCAACCGGGGGGCACAGTATAGCCACCCCGGCGCCGGCATGGACGACGAACGCGGCACCGGCTCGGCGCGGTCCGGACCGGCGGCGGGGCTCAATCGGCGCCCAGGTAGAAGTAGCGGAACAGGAACACGATCGCGATGATCCACACCACCCCCTTCACTTCCTTCAGGCGGCCCGTCAGCAGCTTGAGCCCGGCATAGGCGATGAAGCCGAACGCCACGCCGTTGGCGATCGAGTAGGTGAACGGCATCA
This window encodes:
- a CDS encoding transglycosylase SLT domain-containing protein yields the protein MRRVPCSIVLLLVCVCAAPVAFAAAADAAAPVPAVAASAAAPEAIASAPLAQAGAPARGPVSIYLIRKFGVAKQKAEQISDAVSLAAAKYSLPPAVLLAIISIESRFREKAKGANGATGLMQVVPSVHRGLLRNVKDLTEPTANINAGSAILYGYMQAANGDLDTAMRRYGGSQAYAQKIRLRAEEFDKNLRPAVLNVPDAPAASDADPDDRRAAISRSRAQ